Genomic window (bacterium):
TACCTGAAATCGCTGCGCGAGCGCGTGCTCGTCTTCGACGGGGGCATGGGCACCGGCATCCAGTTCCGGGCGCCGGACCCCGACGATTTCCAGGGCCACGACGGCTGCAACGAGTGGCTCAGCCTGACGCGCCCCGACCTGATCGCCGACATCCACGACTCCTTCCTGGCCGCCGGCTGCGACGCGGTCGAGACCAACACCTTCGGCGCCTTCTCCGTCGTGCTCGACGAGTACGGCCTGGGCGCCGAGACCCGCCGCCTGGCCGAGGCCGCCGCCCGCATCGCGCGCCGCGTCGCCAACGACCACGCCGCGCCGGGCCGCCCGCGCTTCGTCGCCGGCTCGATCGGCCCCGGCACGAAGCTGCCCAGCCTCGGCCACATCGGCTTCGATGACCTCGCCGCCGCCTACGAACCCCTGGTCGACGGCCTGATCGCGGGCGGCTGCGACCTGTTGCTGGTGGAAACCTGCCAGGACCTGCTGCAGCTGCGCGCCGCCCTGGACGCCGTGCGACGGGTCAGCGCTCGCCGCCGCGTCCGCCTGCCGGTCGGCGTGCAGATCACCGTCGAGACCACCGGCACCATGTTGCTGGGCACCGACACCCTGGCCGCGCTGGCCGCCCTGCTGCCCCTGCGCCCCGACACGATCGGCCTGAACTGCGCCACCGGCCCCGACGCCATGCGCGACCACGTGCGCACGCTCTGCCGCCACAGCCCGGTGCCGGTGAGCGTGCTGCCCAACGCCGGCCTGCCCCGCAACGACGACGGCCGCATGGTCTACGACCTGACGCCGGAGCACTTCACCGACACGCTGGTGCGGTTCGTCGAGGAGTTCGGCGTCGGCGTCGTCGGCGGCTGCTGCGGCACCGAGCCGCGCCACTTGGCCGCCCTGATCGCTCGGCTGGGAGGACGGGCCGCGCCGCGCCGCGACGTCGAGCCGCTGGAGGCCCTGTCGAGCCTCTACCAGGCCGTGCCGATGGCGCAGTCGCCGCGCCCCCTGCTGATCGGCGAGCGCACCAACGCCAACGGCTCGAAGGCCTTCCGCGAGCGGCAGGCCGCCGGCGACGTCGAGGGCCTCGTGGCGATGGCGCGCGCGCAGCAGGACGAGGGGGCCCACGTCCTGGACGTCTGCCTCGCCTTCGTGGGGCGCGACGAGGCCGCCGACGTCGCGGCCCTGATGCCGCGCTTGAACGTCGAGGCGCAGATCCCGGTGATGATCGACTCGACCGAGCCGCCGGCCATCGAGGCCGCCCTGAAGCGCCTGGGCGGGCGCTGCATCGTCAACTCCATCAACCTCGAGGACGGCGAGCGCCGCGCGCGGGACGTGCTCGAGCTGTGCCGCCGCTTCGGCGCCGCGGTCGTCGCCCTGTGCATCGACGAGCAGGGCATGGCCCGCGAACCGGCGCGCAAGCTGGCCGTCGCCCGCCGCCTGACGGCGCTGGCGGCGGAGTACGGGCTCGGCCCGCAGGACATGCTCATCGACCCGCTGACCTTCACCCTCGGCAGCGGCGACGAGGACTCGCGGCGCAGCGCCCTGGACACGCTCAAGGGCCTGCGGCTGATCAAGGGCGGCATCCCCGGCGCCCGCACGCTGCTGGGCGTGAGCAACGTCAGCTTCGGCCTGCAGCCCCGCGTGCGGCGCGTGCTCACCTCGGCCTTCCTGCGCCGCGCCCTGGACGCGGGCCTCGACGCCGCCATCCTGCACGCCGGCAAGGTCCTGGGCGCCGACGACGTGCCGGCCGCCCTCTGGGACGCCTGCGGCCGGCTCATCGACGACGACCGCGCCGCCGGCGACCCGCTCGAGGTCCTGCTGGCCAGCGACGGCGTCGCGCCGGAAGCCGCCCCTTCCGAGGACCTGCCGGTGGAGCAGCGCCTGCACCGCCGCATCGTGTCCGGCCGGCCCCAGGGGCTGGAGGCGGACCTGGACGAGGCGCTGACCACTCGCGAGCCGCTGGCGATCATCAACGACCTGCTGCTGCCGGCCATGCAGGAGGTCGGCGACCTGTTCGGCTCGGGCCGCCTGCAGCTGCCCTTCGTGCTGCGCAGCGCCGAGACGATGAAGGCGGCCGTGCGCCACCTCGAGCCGCACATGTCGCGCAGCGCCGACGCGAGCCGCGGCCGCTTCGTGATCGCGACCGTCAAGGGCGACGTCCACGACATCGGCAAGAACCTCGTGGACATCATCCTGACCAACAACGGCTACACGGTCGACAACCTGGGCATCAAGGTCCCCGTCGAGCAGCTGATCGAGGCGGTGCGGCGCGACCGGCCCGCCGCGGTGGGGATGAGCGGCCTGCTGGTGAAGTCGACCCTGGTCATGCGCGACAACCTCGACGCCTTCAACGAGGCCGGGCTCGACCTGCCGGTGATCCTGGGCGGCGCGGCCCTGACGCGGCTCTACGTGGAGCGCGACCTGCGCCGGCTCTACAAGGGTCCCGTCTACTACGCCCGCGACGCCTTCGACGGCCTGCGCCTGGTCGGCGCCATCAGCCGCGGCGAGGCGCCGCCGGCGCCGGTGCGCGAGGACGTTGCAGCGGACGATGATGGGAACTCGGACGCCCTCGCGATCGTGTCGCCCGGCCCTGGTTCGCCGCTCGCTCCCGTCGCGCGCCTCCCGCAGCCGCCCTTCTGGGGCACGCGCGTCACGACCGGCTTCGACCTCGAGGAGGTCTGGACGCTGCTGAACCGCGCCGCCCTGGTCAAGGGCCGCTGGGGCTACACGCGGGCCGGCCTGGACGCGGCGGGCTACGCCGCCCTGCAGCGCGAGGAGATCGAACCGGCCCTCGCACGCTTGCGCCTGGACGCGTTGCAGAACGGCTGGCTGCAGCCGGCCGCGATCCACGGCTGGTTTCCCTGCGCGTCCGAAGGAGACGACCTGTTGGTCTGGGCGGCTCCCGACGACGCGCAGCCGCGCTGGCGCTTCTCCTTCCCGCGCCAGGCCGCGACGCCGGGCCGCTGCCTGACCGACTACGTGCGGCCGCTCGGCCCGGAGCGCGACGTGCTGGGCGTGATGGTCGTGACCGTGGGCGAGGCGGCCACCGAGCGCTGCCGCGCCCTGCTGCAGGCCGACGACTACCGCGAGTACCTGCTCGCCCACGGCTTCGCCGTCGAGACCGCCGAGGCCCTGGCCGAGTTCCAGCACCGCGCCCTGCGCCGCGAGCTGGGCGTCGACGGGGACGACGCCGCCGATCCCGCCGACCTGGTCAAGGGCCGCTACCGCGGCCGGCGCTTCAGCTTCGGCTACCCGGCCTGCCCCGACCTGGAGCACCAGCGCCTGCTGCGGGAGATGCTGGACTGGGAGCGCATCGGCATCCGCCTGAGCGAGGAATGCCAACTGGAACCCGAGCAGAGCACCAGCGCGCTGGTCTTCCACCACCCCGGCGCCGAATACTTCTCGATCTGAAGGGACGCACCATGAGAGCCCTCGCCCCGCTGCTGATCCTGCTCGCCGCCGGCGTCGCCGGCGCCCACGAAGCCGACCCCGGCGCCGCGTCGATCACGCAGGAAGGACTGATGGCCGACGTGCGCGCGCTGTGCGCGCCGGAGCTGGGCGGCCGCCTGCCGGGCACGGCCGGCTACGACGAGGCGATGCGCTACTGCAGCGACCGGTTCGCCGCCCTGGGTCTGGAGGCGGGCGGCGACGACGGCTGGTCGCAGCGCCTGACGATGGAGCTGAACCAGATCCGCAGCTGCGAGCTGACGCTGGTCGGCGCCGACGGCGTCGCCGAACCGCTCGCCCTCGGCAGCGACTTCGCCTGCCGCGGGTTCACCGGCAGCGGCGTCGCGGACGCGCCCGTGGCCTTCGTCGGCTACGGCCTGTCGCTGCCCGGGCGGGGCCACGACGACTACGCCGGCCTGGACGTGCGCGGCAAGATCGTGCTGGCGATCAAGCCGGCGCCCAAGTGGGAGCCGGCCGACGGCGAGGGCTGGGGCGACGTCCACCTGCCGCGGCCCAAGTCGCGCGCGGCGCGCGACCACGGCGCGGTGGGCCTGCTGCTGATCCCGCACCCGGTGGCCACACGGCCGCAGCCCGCGATCGCCAGCGTCCTGCACGGTCCCGGCGAGCAGGTGGGCGACCTGCCGCAGGCCGAGCTGACCGCGGCGGCGGCGGCGCGCCTGTGCGCCGGCGGGCTCCTCGAACTGGCCGGCCTGGTCGCGGCCGTGGACGAGGCGAAGGCGCCGGCTTCGCGCGAGCTGCCGGGCCGCGCCCGCCTCGCGGTCGACGCCGCGTACGACCCGGCCGCCCCGACGGCGAACGTGGTCGGCATCCTGCCCGGCACGGATCCGGAGCTGCGCGACGAGTGCCTGGTGATCGGCGGCCACCTCGACCACGTGGGTCGCCAGGGCGAGGTCATCTGGCCCGGCGCCAACGACAACGCGTCGGGGGCCGCGTCCGTCCTCGCGCTGGCCCGCGCGTTCGCCGAGGGCGGCGTGCTGCCGCGGCGCACGGTGGTGTTCGTCCTGTTCGCGGGGGAGGAGCAGGGGCTGAACGGCGCGCGCTGGTTCGTGACGCACCCGGCGCGGCCGTTCGAACGCACGATCGCCATGATGAACCTGGACTGCGTGGCCCACGGCGACAGCATCCAGCTCGGCGGCGGCGGCTCGCAACCGGTCCTCTGGGGCCTGGCCCGCGGCCTGGACGCCGCGCAGGCCCGCCTCTCGACGTCGCGCACCTGGCCCGGCGGCGGCGCCGACGCCGAGCCCTTCCACGAAGCGGGCGTCCCGACGCTCTACTTCGCGTCCACGCCCAGCTACACGCACCTGCACCAGGCGACCGACACGCCCGAGACGCTGAACCCGTTGCTGCACGCGGAACTGACCCGCCTGGCCTACCGCACTGCTGTTGAAATTGTGCAGGGGCGGTACGTTGGGGAGGGCGAAACGAGCCGTTGAGGTGCAATAATCGGTCGACGCGGGGTCGAACCGTGCTAGTCTGCGCATGGGGGAGAATATCAGATCGGAAATACCCTATTTTCGCCTGAGGGGACCACGATGGCCGTGAAAGTCACGCCCGCCACCATTGCCAAGACGACCCACTGCGATCGAGGGCACGCCTGCGTCAAGGCAGACGCAGAGTACCTGTGCCCGATCGAGGAACTCGTGGGCGGCGAAGTCGTCTTCGTCACCTACGTGCCGCAGGTCACCTGCACCTACCGCAGTTCCTTCGGCGAGGGATACGTCTGCAACTGCCCGGTCCGTCGCGAGGCCTGCGGCCGCCAGCACTGATCCCGCTCAGCGCCCGATCATCGCCAGCAAGCGGCGCAGGATGCCGTGGTGCTCGTCCACCGCGTCGGCCGCCGCGTCGTGCTCCTGCGACAGGCGGTCGAGCGTGGCGAGGTTCTGCGCGGCGCGCGACGCGGCCAGGGTCGCCAGCGCCTCGGGGATCTCGTCGCGCAGCGAGAGCATCGCCCTGAACGCGGCGAGGTCGAACTCCAGCAGCTCGGCGCTCTCGCTCACCGTGACGGTGGCCGACCTCGGCGCGCCGGTCATCAGGCTCATCTCGCCGACCACCGCTCCCGGTCCGAGCACGAACTCGGCCGCGACGTCCGCGTCCTTCACGACGCGCACGGCGAGTTGGCCGCGCACCACCACGTGGAAGGTGTCGCCCGGCTCGCCCTGGACGAAGACGGTCTCGCCGCGCGTGTACGGCAGCCGGCGCAGCAGGGGCGCGACGCGCGCGAGGGCGTCGCGGTCCAGCAGCGGCCCGCCGTCGGCGCCCACCACGAGCTTGGTGCAGAGGTCGCTGCCGAGCAGGTCGTCGAGGCGGACCGAGAGTTCGCGGTCCTCGGGTTCGAGGCGGCGCTGGTGGTTGACCACGGTCATGAAGTCGTTCAGCAGCTTGTCGCTCATCGGGAAGGGGATCTCGATGCCGCGGCGCTTGAACTGGTACCAGATCATCCGGTTCACGTCGCCGTCGATGAGCGAGTGCTTGTAGAACTGGGTCGTCCAGAAGTCGAGCCGGTAGTTGATGCCGAAGTCCAGGAAGCCGGTGATCATCGCCGCGGGCGCCGGGTTCGGCCGCACCTCCGGCACGTTGCGGGCCGCGGCCAGCAGGGCCTCGAGCACGTTGTCGGGATCGTCGCCGTAGCTGGCGCCCACGTTGACCGAGTGCCGGCGCACCGGGTTGGGCTGTTCCATGTTGTGGATCAGCGCCTCGGCCACCTTGGCGTTGGGCACGGTGATGTAGTGGCCGGCGCGGGTGCGGACCTGGGTCTCGCGCCAGTTGGTGCCCACGACGTGGCCTTCGAGGTCGCCGATGCTGATCCACTGGCCGGTGCGGAACGAGCCGACCAGGTGCAGCGACATGCCGGCCAGCAGGTTGCCCAGCACGCCCTGCAGCGCGAAGCCGACCACCGCGGTCAGCAGGGCGGTCGAGGCCAGCAGCGGCGCGATGTCGATGCCCATCTGCAGCTTCATCACCGCGAAGCCGACGGCCAGCACGAACAGGGCCCGGATGATGTCCAGCAGCAGGTCGGGGATCGGGAAGACGCGCCGGCGCAGGGCGTAGGCCTGCACGGCCAGGCCCTCGATCAGCTCGACGGCGAGCACGCCCAGCCAGAACATCCGCCAGGCGTCGAGGTGCTGCGGGCGCGCCCGCAGCCAGGCCGCCGCCTCGGGCATGGAGTCCAGCAGCATCAGGACGGCCTGGGTGACCAGCAGCACGGCCACCGGGCGCGAGGCGCAGCCGCCCAGGCTGCGCAGCAGGTGCAGCAGCGCGGAGCCGGAGCCGCGCTCGCGACGCTTGCCGCGGCGCAGGCGCGAGGTCAGGACCGAAGCCAGGCCGTAGATGGTGAGCATGGCCAGGACTTCGACGACGATCCAGGTGGAGTCGCTCACGGTTCGCCTTTCCCCCGGGGAGACGCCCCCGGTGCGTGGAGTCAGAGCTCGAGGACCTGCCCCTGCCGCGCCGCGGCGGCGCCCGGCAGCAAACCAGCCAGCGCCGCTTCGACGGCGGCCATCGCCGCGTCGTCGCGCTCGGGCGAGTGGTGGGTCGTCAGCAGGCGGCCCACGCCGCCGGTCCGCGCCGCCGCCGCGCACTCGCCGAGGCTGCTGTGGCCCCAGCCGCGACGCGCGGTGATCTCGCCCTCGGTGAACTGGCCGTCCATGACCAGCGCGTCCGCCGGTCGCGGCTCGCGGCAGAGCCGCGCGAAGGCGCGGCGGCCGGCGTCGTCCCAGGCCCCCCACTCGAGGTCCGTCGCGAACACGAACGACCCGCCGCCCTCCTCGTCCAGCCGGTACGCCGCGCAGCCGCCCGGATGCGGGACGGCGAGGTGGCGGACGGCCAGGCCGCCCCAGGCGAAGGGGACGTCGGACGCCGGCTCCCCGGGCAGCGTGTGGAACGACACCGACGCGCCGACCGCGTCGAGGTCCAGCGGCCACAGCGGCGGCGACAGCAGCCGGCGCACGGCCGCCTCCGCCGGCACGAAGCCCGGCGCCGCCACCGTCAGGCGGCGGCCCGGCTCGTAGAGCGGGCCCCACGAGGGCAGGCCCTGCAGGTGGTCGTGGTGGACGTGGGTCAGCAGCAGCAGCAGCTCGCCGCCGGCCGTGGGCAGCCCCTCCGCGGCGGCGGTGATGCCGGTGCCGGCGTCGATGAACAGGGGCGGCCCCGCGCGGGGCTCCACCAGCAAACAGGTCGTGTCGCCGCCGTAGCGCGCGAAGGCGGGCGCGGTGCGCGGCCACGAGCCCCGCACGCCGGCGAATCGGATCCTCATCGCACCTCCCGGCGCCTACTTGCTGGTCAGGTTCCAGACGCCGTCGAACGGCTCGCCGCCCGCCGCCGCCTCGCCGCAGCGCTCGGCATAGAGCCGGGCGACGGGATCGTCGGGCAGCGCGGCAAAAGCTGCGGCGGCGCCCTGCATGTCGCCGGCGCGGCAGAGCGCCAGGGCGGCGTGGTACGCGTCGGCACTGCCGTCGCCGGTCCCCGTCGCCGGTCCCAGCAACTCGAAGACGGCCACCGGCTCGCGGCGGCCGACCACGCGCACCGCGCCGAGGTCGCGCACGGCGATCGTAGCGCCGGCGGCGGCGCGGGTCACGCCCGAGATCATCGTCGCGGTGCCGAAGGCCTTGTTCGCGCCTTCCAGGCGCGAGGCCAGGTTGGCCGCGTCGCCGAGCACGGTGTAGTTGAAGCGCTGCCGCGAGCCCATGTTGCCGACGACCACCGGTCCGGTGTGCAGGCCGACGCGCATGCGCATTTCGTGGCCGGTGCGCGCGCGGTACTCCTCGCGCCGGGCGGCCAGTTGCTGCTGGCAGCGCCAGGCGGCGTGGCAGGCGCGCGCGGCGTGGTCGGGCACCTCCAGCGGCGCGTTCCAGAAGGCGATGATGGCGTCGCCCTCGTACTTGTCCAGGGTGCCGCCCTCCTCGAGCACGATGTCGGTCATGTCCGTCAGGAAGTCGTTGAGCAGCTCGGTCAGGGCCACCGGGTCCAGGGACTCGCTGATGGAGGTGAAGCCCGCCAGGTCCGAGAACATGATCGTCAGCTCGCGCCGCTCGCCGCCCAGGCGCAGCTGGCCGGGGTCGGCGATGAGCCTTTCGACGACGTGCGGGCTGAGGTAGTGGCGGAAGGCCTGCTTCAGGAAGCGGCGCTGCCGGCCTTCGGTGGCGTAGTTCCAGACCAGGCCGCCGGCCAGCGCGGCCGCCGCGGCGACCCCCGCCGGCACCACCGG
Coding sequences:
- the metH gene encoding methionine synthase, whose product is MGYLKSLRERVLVFDGGMGTGIQFRAPDPDDFQGHDGCNEWLSLTRPDLIADIHDSFLAAGCDAVETNTFGAFSVVLDEYGLGAETRRLAEAAARIARRVANDHAAPGRPRFVAGSIGPGTKLPSLGHIGFDDLAAAYEPLVDGLIAGGCDLLLVETCQDLLQLRAALDAVRRVSARRRVRLPVGVQITVETTGTMLLGTDTLAALAALLPLRPDTIGLNCATGPDAMRDHVRTLCRHSPVPVSVLPNAGLPRNDDGRMVYDLTPEHFTDTLVRFVEEFGVGVVGGCCGTEPRHLAALIARLGGRAAPRRDVEPLEALSSLYQAVPMAQSPRPLLIGERTNANGSKAFRERQAAGDVEGLVAMARAQQDEGAHVLDVCLAFVGRDEAADVAALMPRLNVEAQIPVMIDSTEPPAIEAALKRLGGRCIVNSINLEDGERRARDVLELCRRFGAAVVALCIDEQGMAREPARKLAVARRLTALAAEYGLGPQDMLIDPLTFTLGSGDEDSRRSALDTLKGLRLIKGGIPGARTLLGVSNVSFGLQPRVRRVLTSAFLRRALDAGLDAAILHAGKVLGADDVPAALWDACGRLIDDDRAAGDPLEVLLASDGVAPEAAPSEDLPVEQRLHRRIVSGRPQGLEADLDEALTTREPLAIINDLLLPAMQEVGDLFGSGRLQLPFVLRSAETMKAAVRHLEPHMSRSADASRGRFVIATVKGDVHDIGKNLVDIILTNNGYTVDNLGIKVPVEQLIEAVRRDRPAAVGMSGLLVKSTLVMRDNLDAFNEAGLDLPVILGGAALTRLYVERDLRRLYKGPVYYARDAFDGLRLVGAISRGEAPPAPVREDVAADDDGNSDALAIVSPGPGSPLAPVARLPQPPFWGTRVTTGFDLEEVWTLLNRAALVKGRWGYTRAGLDAAGYAALQREEIEPALARLRLDALQNGWLQPAAIHGWFPCASEGDDLLVWAAPDDAQPRWRFSFPRQAATPGRCLTDYVRPLGPERDVLGVMVVTVGEAATERCRALLQADDYREYLLAHGFAVETAEALAEFQHRALRRELGVDGDDAADPADLVKGRYRGRRFSFGYPACPDLEHQRLLREMLDWERIGIRLSEECQLEPEQSTSALVFHHPGAEYFSI
- a CDS encoding M20/M25/M40 family metallo-hydrolase, whose translation is MRALAPLLILLAAGVAGAHEADPGAASITQEGLMADVRALCAPELGGRLPGTAGYDEAMRYCSDRFAALGLEAGGDDGWSQRLTMELNQIRSCELTLVGADGVAEPLALGSDFACRGFTGSGVADAPVAFVGYGLSLPGRGHDDYAGLDVRGKIVLAIKPAPKWEPADGEGWGDVHLPRPKSRAARDHGAVGLLLIPHPVATRPQPAIASVLHGPGEQVGDLPQAELTAAAAARLCAGGLLELAGLVAAVDEAKAPASRELPGRARLAVDAAYDPAAPTANVVGILPGTDPELRDECLVIGGHLDHVGRQGEVIWPGANDNASGAASVLALARAFAEGGVLPRRTVVFVLFAGEEQGLNGARWFVTHPARPFERTIAMMNLDCVAHGDSIQLGGGGSQPVLWGLARGLDAAQARLSTSRTWPGGGADAEPFHEAGVPTLYFASTPSYTHLHQATDTPETLNPLLHAELTRLAYRTAVEIVQGRYVGEGETSR
- a CDS encoding mechanosensitive ion channel family protein; this encodes MSDSTWIVVEVLAMLTIYGLASVLTSRLRRGKRRERGSGSALLHLLRSLGGCASRPVAVLLVTQAVLMLLDSMPEAAAWLRARPQHLDAWRMFWLGVLAVELIEGLAVQAYALRRRVFPIPDLLLDIIRALFVLAVGFAVMKLQMGIDIAPLLASTALLTAVVGFALQGVLGNLLAGMSLHLVGSFRTGQWISIGDLEGHVVGTNWRETQVRTRAGHYITVPNAKVAEALIHNMEQPNPVRRHSVNVGASYGDDPDNVLEALLAAARNVPEVRPNPAPAAMITGFLDFGINYRLDFWTTQFYKHSLIDGDVNRMIWYQFKRRGIEIPFPMSDKLLNDFMTVVNHQRRLEPEDRELSVRLDDLLGSDLCTKLVVGADGGPLLDRDALARVAPLLRRLPYTRGETVFVQGEPGDTFHVVVRGQLAVRVVKDADVAAEFVLGPGAVVGEMSLMTGAPRSATVTVSESAELLEFDLAAFRAMLSLRDEIPEALATLAASRAAQNLATLDRLSQEHDAAADAVDEHHGILRRLLAMIGR
- a CDS encoding MBL fold metallo-hydrolase, with amino-acid sequence MRIRFAGVRGSWPRTAPAFARYGGDTTCLLVEPRAGPPLFIDAGTGITAAAEGLPTAGGELLLLLTHVHHDHLQGLPSWGPLYEPGRRLTVAAPGFVPAEAAVRRLLSPPLWPLDLDAVGASVSFHTLPGEPASDVPFAWGGLAVRHLAVPHPGGCAAYRLDEEGGGSFVFATDLEWGAWDDAGRRAFARLCREPRPADALVMDGQFTEGEITARRGWGHSSLGECAAAARTGGVGRLLTTHHSPERDDAAMAAVEAALAGLLPGAAAARQGQVLEL